One stretch of Paenibacillus sp. FSL R5-0341 DNA includes these proteins:
- a CDS encoding aminotransferase class III-fold pyridoxal phosphate-dependent enzyme, with translation MNEKESTLDRAVRFTRNLEWLEQVEKVIPSGCSTLAKAPERLFPGHTPVCCAEAYNSRFTDIDGNEWLDCEMAMGTASWGHARHEVQLTVIHQLKKGTSFSVPADIELECAELILERFEGRYPSLRFTKSGADAVSGAVRLARAASGKSKVIATAYHGWHDWSAYGYYGGQTKERGIPVDIERSTIWVNKPTAERIEAQITSSPEDIACIVLCPNEWKRDALEEVVTLCRSLDIIIIFDEVTSGIRMGKQATAGEYDIWPDLLCISKGMANGLPLAAVLGPEHLMSLSGQVRFSNAHSSETTALAAAIACERLMKNAKVWPTWRDPATRIMDRLESELVLLGLTDQLEVRGTYASFCIQSLAEDNFQTDSFREFMVKRMAHFGIFTKGYFIFSDAHTREELLWVEEALLQILSDWKEIQKQEHLHSMQLSKTFEA, from the coding sequence GTGAACGAAAAAGAGAGCACGCTCGATCGTGCCGTACGATTTACCCGCAATCTGGAGTGGTTGGAACAAGTCGAAAAGGTAATTCCGAGCGGATGCAGCACTTTAGCCAAAGCACCTGAACGTTTATTTCCGGGGCATACCCCCGTATGTTGTGCAGAGGCTTACAATTCCCGATTCACAGATATCGACGGCAATGAATGGCTGGATTGCGAAATGGCCATGGGTACGGCATCATGGGGCCATGCCAGACATGAAGTTCAATTAACTGTCATTCATCAGTTGAAAAAAGGGACAAGCTTTTCGGTTCCAGCTGACATCGAGCTTGAATGTGCGGAGTTAATTCTGGAGCGGTTCGAGGGTCGTTATCCGTCGCTACGCTTCACCAAGAGTGGTGCCGATGCAGTGAGTGGAGCTGTACGTCTGGCCCGTGCTGCAAGTGGCAAAAGCAAGGTGATTGCGACGGCTTATCACGGGTGGCATGATTGGTCCGCCTATGGGTATTATGGTGGGCAAACGAAAGAACGTGGTATCCCGGTGGATATCGAGCGTTCAACGATCTGGGTCAACAAACCTACTGCGGAGCGAATTGAGGCCCAGATTACCTCATCTCCCGAGGATATCGCATGTATTGTTCTGTGTCCCAACGAGTGGAAAAGGGACGCGCTGGAGGAAGTCGTAACCCTATGCCGGTCTCTGGACATCATTATCATTTTCGATGAGGTCACTTCCGGTATTCGAATGGGCAAACAGGCTACAGCAGGAGAATATGACATCTGGCCTGATCTACTCTGCATCTCCAAAGGTATGGCAAACGGTTTACCGCTTGCAGCGGTTTTGGGGCCTGAGCACTTGATGTCTCTGTCGGGACAGGTCCGATTCAGTAATGCCCATTCCAGCGAAACAACAGCGCTCGCGGCAGCCATTGCCTGTGAACGATTAATGAAAAATGCGAAAGTATGGCCGACCTGGCGTGATCCGGCAACCCGGATCATGGATCGTCTGGAATCTGAACTTGTGCTACTCGGATTGACGGATCAATTGGAAGTAAGGGGGACGTATGCAAGCTTCTGCATTCAATCCCTGGCCGAGGATAACTTCCAAACCGATTCTTTCCGTGAGTTCATGGTGAAGAGAATGGCTCACTTCGGCATTTTCACCAAAGGTTACTTTATTTTCTCGGATGCCCATACACGGGAAGAATTGTTGTGGGTCGAGGAAGCGCTGTTACAGATCCTGTCAGACTGGAAAGAGATTCAGAAGCAGGAACATCTTCATTCCATGCAACTTT